The region CGGTCGACGCCCTTCGGGTCGATCGTGTCGCCGATCGAGGTGCGGAACGTGCCGGTCGTGAAGTCCTCGACCGACGACGTCGCGGCCCGCAGCCGCAGGAGCTGCTTGGGCGTGAAGACCACGAGCGGCGTGCGCGGGCGGTCGTAGGCCTGGCGGCGCAGCAGGTGGAAGTAGTTCGCCGGCGTCGAGGGCTGGGCCACGACCATGTTGTTCTCGGCGCACAGCTGCAGGAAGCGCTCGATGCGCGCCGAGGAGTGGTCGGGGCCCTGGTGCTCGTAGCCGTGCGGCAGGAGCAGCACGACGGAGGAGCGCTGGCCCCACTTCTGCTCGGAGGCGGAGATGAACTCGTCGACGATGGTCTGCGCGCCGTTGACGAAGTCGCCGAACTGCGCCTCCCACAGCACGAGTGCGTCCGGGCGCTCGACCGAGTAGCCGTACTCGAAGCCGAGCGCGGCGAACTCCGACAGGGAGGAGTCGTAGACCATGAACTTGGCCTGGTCGGCCGAGAGGTAGGACAGCGGGGTCCACTCGGCGCCCGTGCGGTGGTCGTGCAGCACGGAGTGGCGCTGGACGAACGTGCCGCGGCGCGAGTCCTGACCGGCCAGGCGGACCGGGGTGCCCTCGAGGACGAGGGAGCCGAAGGCGATGAGCTCGCCGAAGCCCCAGTCGATCCCGCCCTCGGTGGAGGCCTTCGCGCGCTTGTCCAGCAGCTGCGCCAGCTTCGGGTGGACGACGAAGCCGTCGGGCGGGGACAGGTGCGCCTCGCCGATGCGCGCGAGCACGCTCTCGGGCACCGCCGTCGACCAGCCGACCATCGTGCCGGCGTCCTCGCGCTGCGACTCCGGCTGCTCGAGCCCGCGCTGGGAGTCGGCGCCTGCATCCGGGTCCGAGCTCGGGCGGTGGCCCTCCTTCGTCTCGCGGAAGGCGCGCTCGAGCTCGCCCTGGTACTCCTCGAGCGCCTGGGCGGCCTCGTCCTTCGTGAGCTCGCCGCGGCCGATCAGCGACTGCGTGTAGAGCGTCCGGACGCTCTCCTTGCCCTCGATCAGGTGGTACATCACCGGCTGGGTCATCGAGGGGTCGTCACCCTCGTTGTGCCCGCGGCGGCGGTAGCAGACCATGTCGATGACGACGTCCTTGTGGAACTCCTCGCGGTACTCGAACGCGAGCTGCGCCACGCGGGCCACCGCCTCGGGGTCGTCCCCGTTCACGTGGAACACGGGGATCTGCAGACCCTTGGCGACGTCGGTCGGGTAGAGCGTCGAGCGCGAGCTCGAGGCGCCCGTCGTGAAGCCGACCTGGTTGTTGATGAGCACGTGCACGGTGCCGCCGGTGCGGTAGCCGCGCAGCTGCGACAGGTTGAGCGTCTCGGTCACGACCCCCTGGCCCGCGAATGCCGCGTCACCGTGGATGAGGATCGGCAGCCAGGAGAAGCCGTCACCGCCGAGGTCGATGCGGTCCTGCTTGGCGCGCACGACGCCCTCGAGCACGCCGTCGACCGCCTCGAGGTGGCTCGGGTTCGCGGCGAGGTAGACGGCCGTGGTCGACCCGGTCGCCGAGGTGTACTCCCCGACGGTGCCGAGGTGGTACTTCACGTCACCCGAGCCCTGGACGGTCTTGGGGTCGGCGTTGCCCTCGAACTCGGTGAAGATCTGGCTGTAGGACTTCCCGGCGATGTTGGCCAGCACGTTGAGTCGGCCACGGTGCGCCATGCCGATGCCGACACCCTCGAGCCCGGCCTCGGCCGCGCCCCCGAGGATGGTGTCCAGCAGCGGGATGAGGGCCTCGCCGCCCTCGAGGCTGAAGCGCTTCTGGCCGACGAACTTCGTCTGCAGGAACGTCTCGAAGGCCTCGGCCTGGTTGAGCTTGTGGATGATGCGGCGGATCGCCTCGGGCGACTGCTTGGGCCAGCCGCCCTCGAGCCGGCGCTGCAGCCAGCGGCGCTGCTCCGGGTCGTGCAGGTGCATGTACTCGGCGCCGATGGTGCGGCAGTAGGAGTCGCGCAGGCGGGCGAGGATGTCGCGCAGCGTCGCCGTCGGCTTGCCGGAGAAGCCGCCGGTCGGGAACGTGCGGTCCAGGTCCCACAGCGTGAGGGAGTGGTTCGCGACGTCGAGGTCCGGGTGCCGGCGCTGGCGGTAGGCCAGCGGGTCGGTGTCGGCCATGAGGTGGCCGCGCGAGCGGTAGGCGTGGATCAGCTCGGCGATGCGGGCGGGCTTGCCGAGCGCCGACTCCGTGTCCTCCACAATGTCCGTGAGCCAGCGGACCGGCTCGTACGGCACGCGCAGCGCGGTGAAGACGCGGTCGTAGAACCCGTCCTCACCGATGAGCTTGGTGTGGATGATGCGGAGGAAGTCGCCGCTCTGTGCGCCCTGGATGATGCGGTGGTCGTACGTCGAGGTGAGCGTGAGGACCTTGGAGATGCCGAGGTTCGCGAGCGTCTCGGGCGCCGCCCCCTGGAACTCCGCCGGGTAGTCCATCGCGCCGACGCCGACGATCGTGCCCTGGCCCTGCACGAGGCGGGGCACGGAGTGCACCGTGCCGATCGTGCCGGGGTTGGTCAGCGAGATGGTGGTGTCCGCGAAGTCCTCGACCGTCAGCTTGCCGCCGCGGGCCTTCTTCACCAGCTGCTCGTAGGTGGACCAGAACTGCGCGAAGTCCTTCGCCTCGGCCGCCTTGATCGAGGGCACGAGGAGCTGGCGCGTGCCGTCGGGCTTCGGCAGGTCGATCGCGAGCCCGAAGTTGACGTGCTCGGGGCGGTGGACACCCGGCTTGCCGTCGATCTCGCGGTAGCCGGCGTTCATCTCGGGCATGGCCGCCAGCGCCTCGACGACCGCGAAGCCGATGAGGTGCGTGAACGACACCTTCCCGCCGCGCGTGCGGGCCAGGTGGTTGTTGATGACGATGCGGTTGTCGACGAGCAGCTTGGCCGGCACGGCGCGGACGCTGGTCGCGGTGGGGACCGTGAGGGAGGCCTCCATGTTCGTGACCACGCGCGCGGCGGGGCCGCGCAGCTTGGTGGTCTCGCCGTCGCCCAGCGGGCTGGAGGACGGCGCGTTGTCACCGGGCACGTACGGCGCGGTCGCCGGCTGGGGGACCGCGGGGGCAGGTCGGCGCGCACGTCCTGAGGGTCGAGCTGGGCGCGAGGGTCGGTGTGCGGGTCCACGTGGGGCTTCTCGACGGGCTTCTCAGCAGCCGGAGCGGCGGGCTTCTTCGCGGTCGCGGCGGGTGCCGGCCTCGTCGCGGGCGTCGGTGCCGCCGTGGGGGCGGGTGCCACCTTCTCGGGGGACGACTCCTTCTCGGCCGGCGTCGCGGCCGGGCGTGCGTCGCCGGCCTCGGCGGCGAAGAAGGCCTGCCACTTCTCGTCCACCGAGGTGGGGTCGGCGCTCCACGCGTCGCGCAGCTCGTCGATGAGCCACTCGTTCGCGCCGAAGTCGGCCGCAGCCGAGGTAGGGGAATCCGTTGACACGCTTGCTCACTCCATCGCCGTCGTCCGTCCGAGCCGCCTTCCAGGGTAGGCCCTCGCAGCTCCCCGCGCGTGCCACCGTCGCCGATCGGGACGCGTCGTTCCCGCCTCTGACCTGGACTTTCGCCCAGGCGGGCATGGCGGCGGCAACGAGCGGGCAAAGTTGGCCAAGGCCGGGCAACCTGGCGGGAGCGACGGCGGTCGGGTCAGGTCGGCCCGTCGCTCAGGCGGCACCGTCGGACCGCGCCGGCGGCGGCCCGTCGACCGGGAGCACGAGCCGCAGCGTCGCCCCGGTGCTCGGAGGGGTGGGGGCGACGGCGTCGAGCGTGCCGCCGTGCAGACCCGCCGCCCACCGGGCGATCGCCAGGCCGAGACCGGTGCCACCACCGGTCTGACCGCCCGTCGTCGTCCGGTTCGTGCCCTGCTCGAACCGGTCGAAGATGCGGGCGCGCTCCGCGGCGGGGATCCCCGGGCCGTCGTCGACCACGTCGATGACGACGTCGCGACCCCGGGTGCTCGCCCGCACGCTCACGGTGCCGCCGGCGGGGAGTGGCGCGACGCGTTCGAGAGCAGGTTGAGCAGCACCTGGTGCAGGCGCTCGGTGTCGACCGTGAAGGCGAGGTCGGCACGGACGTCCACGTCCCACGCGACGTCGCGACCCGCCGCCCGCGCCGCGTGGGAGGCGGCGTCGACCACCTCCTCCACGACGTCGCGGACCGCCACGCGCTGCAGGTGCAGGCCGGCCGCCCCGGCCTCGAGGCGGGACAGGTCGAGCAGGTAGGTGACGAGCCGGGTGAGGCGCTCGGTCTGGTCGAGCGCTGAGGTGAGCGACTCGGTGTCGGGAGTCGTGACGCCGTCGACCATGTTCTCGAGCTGCGCGCGCAGCGCGGCGACGGGGGTGCGCAGCTCGTGCGAGACGTTGGCGACGATCTCGCGCTGCGCCGCCGCGAGGGAGGCGAGGTCGGCGGCCATGGCGTTGAACGCCACGCCGAGCTGACCCACCTCGTCACGGCTCGTGGTGCGCACGCGGATGTCGTAGTCGCCGGCCGACATCGCCCGCGCGGCCCGGGTCATCTCGCGCAGCGGGGAGGTCATCCCGCGCGCCAGGACCTGACTCACCACCAGCGAGATCACGATCGCGACCGGGAACGTCATCCACCACCGCGCGCCGTAGCTCCGCCCGGCCCACACGATGATCGTCGAGACGAGCACCGAGGCGAGGATGACGACGCCGAGCTTGGTGCGGATCGACGTCAGCGGGTCGAGCGGCCGGAAGTCGACGGCGTAGCGCAGCGCGGGCACGTCGCGTGCGTGCCGTGCCCCCGTCGCGTTCGCGCGGGGGCTCACGGCGTCGGCGGCTCGAGCGAGTACCCGACCCCGTGCACGGTGCGTACGAGGTCGGGCCCGAGCTTGCGCCGCAGCGCCTTGATGTGCGAGTCGACCGTGCGCGTTCCGCTGGCGTCGACCCAGTCCCAGACCTCCTCGAGGAGGCGTTCGCGCGTGAGCACCGTCCGCGGCGACAGGGCCAGGCAGACCAGGAGGTCGAACTCGGTCGGCGTCAGGTGCGCCTCCTGCCCGCCGCGGCTGACGCGCCGCTGGGCACGGTCGACGACGAGGTCGCCGAGCTCGATCGGGGCGGGGCCGGCCGGCGCCGACGGGTCGACGGCGGCGACGCGCGCCGTGCGCTCGTGGCGCCGCAGCAGGGCCTTCACACGGGCGACGAGCTCGCGCATCGAGAACGGCTTCGTCATGTAGTCGTCCGCGCCGACGCCGAGGCCGACGAGGAGGTCCGTCTCGTCGTCGCGCGCGGTCAGCATCAGGATCGGCACGGCGCGGGGGTCGTCGGCCTGGATCTGGCGGCAGACCTCGAGGCCGTCGAACCCGGGGAGCATCACATCGAGCACGATGGCGTGCGGGGCGAAGTCGCGGGCGTCGGCGACGCCGGCGGGGCCGTCCACCGCCACGCGGACCTGCCACCCCTCGGCGGTGAAGCGGCGCGAGATCTGCGTCGCGATCTCGGGGGAGTCCTCGACGACGAGGACGCGCGTGGCGGCCTCGTCGGCGCCGTCGCGCGAGGCCGGTCCGGCGGGGTGGGGGACGGGGGACGTCGACATCACCCCAGCGTGGCACACCGGCCCGGACCGGGCCCGGGGGCCGCGCGGGAGAGGGTGTGGAGGCTCGGGAAAGGCTTCAGGGAGGCTCACCGGGGAGTACGCGCGCCCGCCTGTGAACTGTCGCGCACCCGTTTGGCTCGCGCCGCGGGCCGCGTTATGGTTTCGTGATCCAGCCGTTCCCCGCACCGTCACGGGCGCGTCCCCGCGCCGCCCGTCGATCGCCGGAGGAGTGGCGCACCACGCCGTCCCCCGCCGCGTGGTCCCCGAGCAGTTCCCCCGAGCAACCGGAGGTCGTGTGAGCGTGCTGTCCACGGACGTCGCCACCCCCGCGGGCGACACCCGTCGATCTCGACGCCTCGCCGCAGCAGCCTCGAGCGCCGGTGCAGCCGACGCCCACCAGAGCGTCCCCGGCTACGGACCCCACGTCGCGACCGTGTCGGTCGCCTCCGGGTCGACGGCGGTCGCCGCCCCCACCTTCGAGCCCTTCATGCTGCAGACGGTGCACCCGCCCGCGGCCACGGCGACCACGCGGCGCGAGCTGCGGCGCCGCAGCGCGGTCGCCGCACCGGTCGCGCCGATCCTCACCGCCCGCGAGGTGCTGAACGACTCCCTCGTGACGCAGGGTGGCCCGTCGATGACGCGCCGCGAGCTGCGCGCCGCGGCGCTGGCAGCCTCGGGTGCCGGCCGGGCCGAGCGGGCCGGGTCGTCGGCGACGACGTCGGTGGCCACGCCTGCCGCCGTCGCCTTCCAGCAGGCGCAGGTCGAGCAGCCCGAGGCGGCCGACCAGCCCGTCGACCTCGAGTTCGACTTCGCGTCCGTCGCGCTCACGCTCAGCTCGCTGACGGCGCCCTCTACGGTGAGCAACGAGACCGTCGCGATGTCCGCCGGGCCCGCCGTCGCCGAGGCCCCCGCCCGGGACGAGGCCCCGCAGCCCGTCGCCGACGACGTGCCCGCGGTGCTCACGACCCTGGTGCCGCCCGTCGTCCCCGTCCCGGCCCCCGCCCTCGCGGGCGCCGCCGGTGGCGGCTCCACGCGCGTGGCCGCGCCGACGGCAGGTGCGACCGGTCCCCGGCAGTGGGTCCCGCGCCTCGCCGTCCTCTCCGCCCTCGGCGTCGCCACGGTCGTCACGCCCGTGCTCGCCGTCAACCAGGGCGGTGCACCCGAGGCGGCGCCGGCGCCGCTCGCCGACAGCAGCGCGCTCGACGGGCTCGTCCCGGCCGACGGCGCGGCCGCCGGGATCGCCGTCGCCGGCGCGTCGGCACAGACCGGTGCCGCGGTGGGCGGGAGCGTCGACGAGACCGCGTCGCTGCTGGCCGCCGACCCGATGGCCGAGGTGCGGGGCGTCGTCGCCGCGAGCCGCAGCGAGGGACGCTCCGACCTGCCGCAGTGCGGTGCCCCGGGCACCGACTTGCCCAACGGCACGCTGGCCGCACTCGAGTCGACGGACAACCTGCTGATGAGCATGCCGATCCAGGAGGGCGTGTACCGCGTCAGCTCCGGCTTCGGCCCCCGCTGGGGTGCGTTCCACTACGCCACCGACTTCGCCGCCCCGCTGGGCACGCCGATCCGCGCCGTCGCCGGTGGCGAGGTCGTGCACAGCGGCGGCGGGCTCGCCGGCCGCAGCCCGAACCTCATCGCCATCCGCTCGGAGATCGACGGCGAGACCGTCGAGATCTGGTACAACCACATGTACGACGACGGGGTCTTCGTCGAGGAGGGCGACACCGTCGAGGTGGGCGACATCATCGGCGAGGTCGGCAACAACGGCAACTCGACCGGACCGCACCTGCACCTCGAGATCCACGTCGGCAACGTCTCCGACCCCAACGGCAGCGCCGTCGACCCGCTCCCGTGGCTGCGCGCCAAGGGTGCGACGCCGGTGACCACCACCGGGGCCGTCTGCGCCTGAGCGCGACGCTCCCTCCGAAGCCGCGAGGCCCGCATCCCTGAGGGTGCGGGCCTCGCGGCGTCCCGGCGTGCGGGCGGGCGTCCTCAGAGGAGCCGGAGGCCCCAGGTCACCACGTGCTGCGCGACGCCGTCGGTGCCGCCGGCTGGGGCGAGGCGCACGAGACGGTCGCCCGTGTTGAACGCATCGGCGATGCAGCTCATGGGCTCGACGGCGAGTCCCTGGCGGCGGTACTCCACCGCGTCGAGGTGGTCCCCGGTGCAGACCTGCCAGGTGTCCATGGAGTCGTTCGTCCAGATCGCGGCCGTGCGACCGTCGGTCCCGGTGAGCCTGCCCCAGGAGAGTCCGTCGCCGTCGCGCGTGATGCCGGTGAACGCGTCGTCGATGTCCGTGGTGCCCACGGCGCGCGCCGAGCGGAAGTCCAGGTGCTGCGGCAGGTCCTCCTCGCCGACGGGCAGCAGCCGCTCGTCGGGTCGGATCCACCGGGTGGCGTCGAGGCTGAAGGTGGCGTCCTCCAGGCCACCTTCGCCCGGCGAGAGCCACGGGTGGAAGCCGACGCCGTAGGGGGCGGGGGAGTCGCTGAGGTTGCTCGCGTGCACCGTCACGGCGAGGCCCGGCCCCGACAGCGTGTACGTCACCGTCAGCAGCAGCGACCAGGGGTAGCCCGCCACCGGGACGGTCTGCAGGCTCAGGACCACCTCGGTCGTGCTCGCGTGGGCGAGGTCCCAGCGCTGGTGCGTCACGAGGCCGTGCAGCGCGGTGCGGCGCTCCACCTCGGTGATCGGGAGCTGGTAGGAGACGCCGTCGAAGGTGTAGGCGCCGTCGGCCAGCCGGTTGGGCCACGGTGCGAGGATCGCGCCGTGACCGGCGGGTGCGAGGTCGCTCTCGGGGTAGGAGGAGATGACGTCGCGGCCCGCCACGGTGAAGGAGCGCAGCGACGCCCCCACCTGCGTGACGACGGCGGTCGCGTCGGTCTCGGGGTCGTGCAGGACGTGCTGGAACCCGGTCGGGGGAGGGTGTTCATCGCTCCACCCTAGGGGCGGTCGGGCGACGCGCACCGGCCCGTCCACGCCGGTACGACGAAGGGCCCCCGGCCAGCGACGAGGCTGACCAGGGGCCCTTCGGTTCGGTACCCCCGACTGGATTCGAACCAGCGACCTTCTGCTCCGGAGGCAGACGCTCTATCCACTGAGCTACGGAGGCGCGACACCGGATCCGGGGCGGGAGCGGGGCCCGCGGTGGAGTCTCGATGACGACGCACGAGCCTACCAGCGAAGCGGCGGATCGCTGAATCACGCCGGAAGCGGCCGATCGCCTAGGGTGAGGGCGATGACTGCTGGAGGGCGATCGTGAGCGACGGACCGCGACGGGACGACAAGGAGGACGAGTCCCGCTCGTCCGATCCCTACGGCTACCTGTCCGGGGCGGGCGACGACGCCGCCGGGTACCTCCCGAGCGACGTCGCCCGGGAGCGGCCCTTGTCGGTACCCGACGAGGATCGCGCCGCGCCGACCTCCGCGTCCGAGGCCTCGGGGCAGCCCGACGACGGCCCGCTCGAGATCACGGTCGGGATGACCCGGCGCGAGCTGCGGGAGCTGCGTGCCCGCCGCGCCGAGCGGGCGGCCGCTGCGGCTGCCGCCGACGACGGCCCCGGGGGCGACGGCGTCGCCGAGGTCTCCGGCGCCGACGACGACGCTCGCGGTGTCCGGGACGACGAGGCCACGGGCGAGTCCGGCGCGAAGGCCGGGGAGGGCCGTGACGGCGCCTGGGCCTCGACCTGGCCGGTCCCGGCCACCCCCGCCGCGCCGACCGCGCCGTCGGCCTTCGGGACCGCGGGGGAGAGCGACGCGATCGCTGGCGCGGCCGGCGCCTCTGCCGCGAACGGCCCCTGGGGTTCGCCGGCGACGCCTGCCTCGTCGCCGGAGTCCATCGCCCCCGGCTGGCACGACCCGGCCGCCCGGCGTCGTGGCGGCCGGCGCACGCTCTGGATCGTGCTCGGCGTCGCTGTCGTGCTCGCGGCGGCGATCGCCGTCGTGCTCACGCTCGTGCTGGGCGGGAGCTCGGACGAGCCAGAGCCGCAGCCGACCACCACGACGGCGCAGGAGGAGGCCACGGGTCTCGCGGCGCTGCTGCCGGCCACCGTCGTGGGCGGGGTGAACTCCGAGGACGGCTCGACCGGCGTCACCTACACCCTGACCGAGGCCGGCCTCGTCGAGAACCCCGTGCCGCCGCAGGGGGCGACCGAGTCGCTGACCGGGGAGTACACCGGTGGCGAGGTGCCCGTGTCGCTCACGGCGTCGAGCTTCGCCTCCACCGAAGAGGCGCTCGCGGCCGCGACGGCGCAGGCCGACCAGCTCGGCACCCCGGTCGACACCGGTGTCGTCTTCCCCGACGACGACCTGGGCACCTACTGGATCTTCAACACCGACGGCCTGGTCACGATCGTGTGGAACGACGGCGCGGAGGGCGCCTACACGGTCGTCTCCGAGGAGACCGCCGACGCGCTGGGCTTCTACAACGGTCTCGAGTTCTGACGTGGGCGCGATGCCGACCCCTGGCCCGCGACCGCCCGTCGCACCCCGGCCGGCGACGTCGAGATCGGTGGCGTCGCGCTGGCGGCGCTGGCGGAGGACGCGACCCCCGTCTACGTCCTGGACGAGGCCGACGTGCGCGCGCGCGCCCGCGTCTACCGCGACGCGTTCACGGCCGCGTGCACGGAGGCCGGCACCCAGGTCGACGTGTACTACGCGGGCAAGGCGTTCCTGAGCGTCGCCGTCGCCCGCTGGATGACGCAGGAGGGGCTGCGGATCGACACCGCGAGCCTCGGTGAGCTGACCACGGCGCTGCGCGCCGGCGTCGCGCCCGGCGACATCGGGCTGCACGGCAACAACAAGTCCGACGCCGAGATCGACCTCGCGCTGCGGAGCGGCATCGGCCGGATCGTCCTCGACTCGCTGCCCGAGGTGGCGCGCGTGGCCGAGGCGGCCGCGGCCCTCGGCGTGCGGGCCCCGGTCATGGTCCGCGTCACGACCGGGGTGCACGCGGGCGGGCACGAGTACATCTCCACGGCGCACGAGGACCAGAAGTTCGGGCTCTCGCTCGCGGCGCCCGACGGCGAGGACAGCCCGGCGACCGCCGCGGTCCTCGCGGTCCTAGCCCGTCCCGAGCTCGAGCTCCTCGGCCTGCACTCCCACATCGGCTCGCAGATCCTCGACCCCGCCGGGTTCGGCGTCGCCGCGCGCGCCGTGATGACGCTGCGAGCGGAGATCGCCCGACGCACCGGGGTGCTCGTGCCCGAGCTCGACCTCGGCGGCGGGTTCGGCGTCGCGTACCTGCCCGGGGACGTGCCGCTCGACCCCGAGCGCGCCGCGAAGGAGATGGTCGCGGCGCTCGCCGACGCGGGCCGCGAGCTGGACCAGCCGCTGCCGCGCCTGTCGATCGAGCCGGGGCGCAGCATCGTCGGCCCGGCGGGCGTCACGCTCTACACGGTCGGCACGGTCAAGCCCGTGCGCACCGACGACGGCAGCGTGCGCACCTACGTCGCGGTCGACGGCGGCATGAGCGACAACATCCGGCCCGCCCTGTACGGAGCGGACTACCACGCCGAGATCGTCTCTCGCGCCTCGGACGCCGCGCCGACGCGGTGCCGCGTGGTCGGCAAGCACTGCGAGAGCGGCGACATCGTGGTCCACGACGTCGCGCTCCCGGGCGACGTCGCCGCGGGCGACCTGCTCGCCGTCGCCGTCACGGGCGCCTACGGCCGCTCGATGGCCAGCACCTACAACCTCGTGCCGCGCCCCGGTGTCGTGGCGGTCTCCGGCGGCGTCGCGACGCCGATCGTGCGCCGCGAGAGCGTCGAGGACCTGCTCGCGCTCGACCTCGGCTGAGGTCGCGCGGCGACGGCGCTGAGACGGCCCCGCGCCGTCGCGAGCCACGCCGTATCGTGAGCCCGTCACCCGCCCCGCTCGAAGGAGTCGCCGTGCCCGACGCGCCCACCAGCGCACCCGACGCCCGCCCCGACCTGCGGGTCGCGATCCTGGGGTGCGGCACGGTCGGCACCCAGGTCGTGCGGCTGCTGACGGAGCAGGCCCGCGACCTCGGGGCCCGGATCGGCCGCGGGCTGCGCGTCACCGGCGTGCTCGTGCGCGACGTCGAGGCCCCGCGCGACCCCTCCTTGCCCCGCGAGCTCCTCACGACCGACGCCGCGGCGCTCGTGGCCGACGCCGACCTCGTCGTCGAGCTCCTCGGGGGCACGACGACGGCGCGCGACCTGGTCCTGGCCTCGCTGCGGGCGGGTGCCTCGGTCGTCACGGCGAACAAGGCCCTGCTCGCCACCGCCGGACCCGAGCTGTACGCCGCGGCCGACGCGGCCGGCGTCGACCTCCTCTTCGAGGCCGCCGTGGCCGGCGCCGTTCCCGTGGTCCGCGGGGTGCGCGAGTCGCTCGCGGGCGACCGCGTCGAGCGCGTGCTGGGCATCGTGAACGGTACGACCAACTACATCCTCGACGAGATGACCACGCGGGGGCTCGACTTCGACGTCGCGCTCGCGCAGGCGCAGGAGCTCGGCTACGCGGAGGCGGACCCGACCGCCGACGTCGAGGGGCACGACGCCGCGGCCAAGGCCGCGATCCTCGCCTCGCTCGCGTTCCACACCCGCGTCGCGCTGGGCGACGTCGCCTGCGAGGGCATCACGGCCGTCACGGCCGACGACATCGCCGCGGCCCGCGAGGCCGGGGGTGTGGTGAAGCTGCTCGCCGTCGCCGAGCGCGTCAGCTCCGGTGACCAGGGCGCCGAGGCCGTCTCCGTGCGCGTCAACCCGGTGATCCTCCCGGCCGCGCACCCGCTCGCCGGTGTCGGCGGCGCCTACAACGCCGTCGTCGTCGAGACCGAGGCCGCGGGCCGACTCATGTTCTACGGCCAGGGTGCCGGGGGTGCGCCGACGGCGAGCGCGGTGCTCGGCGACGTCGTCGCCGCCCTGCGCCACCGCGCGCACGGCGGGCGGGCGCCGGCCGAGAGCGCGCACGCGGCGCTGCCGCTCGCGACGCCCGCCGACGTCGTCGCCCGCCTCCAGGTGCGGCTGCGCGTCGACGACCGCCCCGGCGTCCTCGCCCACGTCGCGCAGGCCGTCGCCGAGCACGGCGTCTCGATCGAGTCGGTGCACCAGCGGGTCGCGGGCGACGGCGAGGCGGTGCTCGCCGTCGTGACGCACGAGGCCGACGAGGCTGCGCTGCACCGCACGGTGGAGGCGCTGCGCACGACCGAGGGCGTGCGCGAGACCGTGTCGGCCTACCGCGTCGAGCGCGCGTAGCACCGACGTCCCCCGACAGCCCGCACGAAGCCCGCCCTCACCAACGCACCCCAGGAGACACCGATGGCCCACCAGTGGCGCGGACTGATCGCCGAGTACGCCGAGCACCTGCCGATCGAGCCGGGCGAGCCCGTCATCACGCTCGGCGAGGGCGGGACGCCGCTCGTGGCCTCGGCCGCGCTGTCGGAGCGCACGGGGGCTCGCGTGCACCTCAAGGTCGAGGGCGCGAACCCGACGGGCTCCTTCAAGGACCGCGGCATGACGATGGCCGTGTCCAAGGTCGCCGCCGCCGGGGGAGCGCTCGTGCTGTGCGCCTCCACCGGGAACACCTCGGCCTCGGCCGCCGCGTACGCCGCGCACGCGGGCCTGCCCTGCGCCGTCGTGCTCCCGGCGGGGAAGATCGCCGCGGGCAAGCTCGCGCAGGCGATCGTGCACGGCGCGACGCTGGTCTCGCTCGAGGGCAACTTCGACGACGGGCTGCGCGTGGTCCGCGAGCTCGGCCAGCGCCCCGACGTCGCGCTCGTGAACTCGGTCAA is a window of Litorihabitans aurantiacus DNA encoding:
- a CDS encoding ATP-binding protein, which encodes MRASTRGRDVVIDVVDDGPGIPAAERARIFDRFEQGTNRTTTGGQTGGGTGLGLAIARWAAGLHGGTLDAVAPTPPSTGATLRLVLPVDGPPPARSDGAA
- a CDS encoding HAMP domain-containing protein, whose protein sequence is MPALRYAVDFRPLDPLTSIRTKLGVVILASVLVSTIIVWAGRSYGARWWMTFPVAIVISLVVSQVLARGMTSPLREMTRAARAMSAGDYDIRVRTTSRDEVGQLGVAFNAMAADLASLAAAQREIVANVSHELRTPVAALRAQLENMVDGVTTPDTESLTSALDQTERLTRLVTYLLDLSRLEAGAAGLHLQRVAVRDVVEEVVDAASHAARAAGRDVAWDVDVRADLAFTVDTERLHQVLLNLLSNASRHSPPAAP
- a CDS encoding response regulator transcription factor, translated to MSTSPVPHPAGPASRDGADEAATRVLVVEDSPEIATQISRRFTAEGWQVRVAVDGPAGVADARDFAPHAIVLDVMLPGFDGLEVCRQIQADDPRAVPILMLTARDDETDLLVGLGVGADDYMTKPFSMRELVARVKALLRRHERTARVAAVDPSAPAGPAPIELGDLVVDRAQRRVSRGGQEAHLTPTEFDLLVCLALSPRTVLTRERLLEEVWDWVDASGTRTVDSHIKALRRKLGPDLVRTVHGVGYSLEPPTP
- a CDS encoding M23 family metallopeptidase — its product is MSVLSTDVATPAGDTRRSRRLAAAASSAGAADAHQSVPGYGPHVATVSVASGSTAVAAPTFEPFMLQTVHPPAATATTRRELRRRSAVAAPVAPILTAREVLNDSLVTQGGPSMTRRELRAAALAASGAGRAERAGSSATTSVATPAAVAFQQAQVEQPEAADQPVDLEFDFASVALTLSSLTAPSTVSNETVAMSAGPAVAEAPARDEAPQPVADDVPAVLTTLVPPVVPVPAPALAGAAGGGSTRVAAPTAGATGPRQWVPRLAVLSALGVATVVTPVLAVNQGGAPEAAPAPLADSSALDGLVPADGAAAGIAVAGASAQTGAAVGGSVDETASLLAADPMAEVRGVVAASRSEGRSDLPQCGAPGTDLPNGTLAALESTDNLLMSMPIQEGVYRVSSGFGPRWGAFHYATDFAAPLGTPIRAVAGGEVVHSGGGLAGRSPNLIAIRSEIDGETVEIWYNHMYDDGVFVEEGDTVEVGDIIGEVGNNGNSTGPHLHLEIHVGNVSDPNGSAVDPLPWLRAKGATPVTTTGAVCA
- a CDS encoding aldose 1-epimerase family protein, with the translated sequence MRVARPPLGWSDEHPPPTGFQHVLHDPETDATAVVTQVGASLRSFTVAGRDVISSYPESDLAPAGHGAILAPWPNRLADGAYTFDGVSYQLPITEVERRTALHGLVTHQRWDLAHASTTEVVLSLQTVPVAGYPWSLLLTVTYTLSGPGLAVTVHASNLSDSPAPYGVGFHPWLSPGEGGLEDATFSLDATRWIRPDERLLPVGEEDLPQHLDFRSARAVGTTDIDDAFTGITRDGDGLSWGRLTGTDGRTAAIWTNDSMDTWQVCTGDHLDAVEYRRQGLAVEPMSCIADAFNTGDRLVRLAPAGGTDGVAQHVVTWGLRLL
- a CDS encoding homoserine dehydrogenase translates to MPDAPTSAPDARPDLRVAILGCGTVGTQVVRLLTEQARDLGARIGRGLRVTGVLVRDVEAPRDPSLPRELLTTDAAALVADADLVVELLGGTTTARDLVLASLRAGASVVTANKALLATAGPELYAAADAAGVDLLFEAAVAGAVPVVRGVRESLAGDRVERVLGIVNGTTNYILDEMTTRGLDFDVALAQAQELGYAEADPTADVEGHDAAAKAAILASLAFHTRVALGDVACEGITAVTADDIAAAREAGGVVKLLAVAERVSSGDQGAEAVSVRVNPVILPAAHPLAGVGGAYNAVVVETEAAGRLMFYGQGAGGAPTASAVLGDVVAALRHRAHGGRAPAESAHAALPLATPADVVARLQVRLRVDDRPGVLAHVAQAVAEHGVSIESVHQRVAGDGEAVLAVVTHEADEAALHRTVEALRTTEGVRETVSAYRVERA